A window of the Streptomyces griseochromogenes genome harbors these coding sequences:
- a CDS encoding alpha/beta fold hydrolase, translating to MSETLDSDRGDADVRTVIPLLMPAPHGPLAGVEIRRPGPSGPHWNGSRAALVSGAGGAKEDFLPLMHRLAEEGHRLFAVDLCGQNETPGPDDPAAYGIDALATDLAVAMTAACARKPVHLVGHGAGALVAATAVLQARSRERFAPSTYRSLTLVAPCWDGLLTADDAVSADWERRMARQHRGGLLAGERRAVIRQRLARSHPMNLEHLASAIAGPELAAGLRAAGIRMLVVGGAEDPLVPVDRTGELARHLGARHGVVPGAGHLPHQDNPGALAGVLTAFWAEDGA from the coding sequence ATGTCCGAAACGCTTGACTCCGACCGCGGGGACGCAGACGTGCGGACCGTCATCCCCCTGCTGATGCCCGCTCCGCACGGCCCGCTCGCGGGCGTCGAGATCCGCCGCCCGGGTCCGTCCGGCCCCCACTGGAACGGCAGCAGAGCGGCGCTGGTCTCCGGAGCGGGGGGCGCCAAGGAGGACTTCCTGCCGCTGATGCACCGTCTGGCCGAGGAGGGACACCGGCTCTTCGCCGTCGACCTGTGCGGCCAGAACGAGACCCCCGGCCCCGACGACCCCGCCGCGTACGGCATCGACGCGCTCGCCACCGACCTGGCCGTCGCGATGACGGCGGCGTGCGCCCGCAAGCCCGTGCACCTCGTCGGCCACGGTGCCGGCGCCCTGGTGGCGGCCACCGCCGTGCTCCAGGCCCGCTCCCGGGAGAGGTTCGCGCCGTCGACGTACCGCAGCCTCACCCTTGTCGCCCCCTGCTGGGACGGGCTCCTGACGGCCGATGACGCGGTGTCCGCCGACTGGGAGCGGCGGATGGCGCGGCAGCACCGCGGCGGCCTCCTCGCCGGCGAGCGCCGTGCCGTGATCCGGCAACGGCTGGCCCGCAGCCACCCGATGAACCTGGAGCACCTGGCCTCGGCCATCGCCGGACCGGAGCTCGCCGCCGGGCTGCGCGCCGCCGGCATCCGGATGCTGGTGGTGGGCGGGGCGGAGGACCCGCTGGTCCCGGTGGACCGCACCGGGGAACTGGCTCGGCACCTCGGCGCGCGCCACGGTGTCGTCCCCGGGGCCGGACATCTGCCGCACCAGGACAACCCCGGTGCCCTCGCCGGCGTTCTGACGGCGTTCTGGGCGGAGGACGGCGCGTGA
- a CDS encoding NADPH-dependent F420 reductase — protein MSEPDIRPGRDGSAASPLPARTAVVGCGRMGSALVHAALRQGLQVLAGVREHRRRRPGVPPEVVQLAPGEAAAAAELVVLAVPPGEPLRQVAEQLEAVLAGKVVLELSNPAMTRRDMPAQRGPWGPSEAELLARRLPRTRVAKALNTVSAKALGRLGSVPCGEWRRPSVPVAADDPSAQRLVCAWVEALGLEAVPAGPLAHARSLEHLAQLLCHIDAQSGRTGLVGCRILRP, from the coding sequence GTGTCTGAACCGGACATCCGCCCCGGCCGCGACGGATCCGCGGCCTCGCCGCTGCCGGCCCGCACCGCCGTGGTGGGGTGCGGACGCATGGGGTCCGCTCTGGTGCACGCCGCGCTCCGGCAGGGCCTTCAGGTGCTGGCCGGTGTGCGCGAGCACCGTCGCAGACGGCCCGGTGTGCCGCCGGAGGTGGTCCAGCTGGCGCCCGGGGAAGCCGCGGCGGCGGCCGAGCTGGTGGTGCTCGCGGTGCCGCCGGGCGAGCCGCTGCGGCAGGTGGCCGAGCAGCTGGAGGCGGTGCTGGCCGGCAAGGTGGTGCTGGAGCTGTCCAACCCCGCGATGACCCGGCGCGACATGCCCGCACAGCGCGGGCCCTGGGGGCCGAGCGAAGCGGAGCTGCTGGCCCGGCGGCTTCCCCGAACGCGCGTGGCGAAGGCGCTGAACACGGTCTCGGCCAAAGCCCTCGGGCGACTTGGGTCCGTGCCCTGCGGGGAGTGGCGCCGGCCGAGCGTACCCGTCGCCGCGGACGATCCGTCGGCGCAGCGGCTGGTCTGCGCCTGGGTGGAGGCGCTGGGCCTGGAGGCGGTGCCGGCCGGACCCCTCGCGCATGCCCGCTCGCTGGAGCACCTGGCCCAGCTGCTGTGCCACATCGACGCGCAGTCGGGGCGCACGGGGCTGGTGGGCTGCCGGATCCTGCGCCCCTGA
- a CDS encoding acyl-CoA thioesterase, with product MWQRDTYNHRHLVMLEETNLVGNVYFSNYFLWQGHCRERFLAERAPGVLRALSEDFAMVTVSSRCDFLAELYAAEEVEVRMSLGARESNKVTMRFDYYRLRDGTAQLVARGEQTIACMRRGAEGMEPIDVPEELAEALRPYEREPALAVARSV from the coding sequence ATGTGGCAGCGCGACACGTACAACCACCGGCATCTGGTGATGCTGGAGGAGACGAACCTCGTCGGGAACGTGTACTTCAGTAACTACTTCCTGTGGCAGGGGCATTGCCGCGAGCGCTTCCTGGCCGAGCGGGCGCCGGGAGTGCTCAGGGCCCTGAGCGAGGACTTCGCCATGGTCACCGTCTCCAGCCGCTGCGACTTCCTCGCCGAGCTGTACGCCGCCGAGGAGGTGGAGGTGCGGATGTCGCTCGGCGCACGCGAGTCGAACAAGGTCACCATGCGCTTCGACTACTACCGGCTGCGGGACGGGACGGCTCAGCTGGTGGCCCGGGGAGAGCAGACCATCGCCTGTATGCGGCGCGGCGCCGAGGGCATGGAGCCGATCGACGTGCCCGAGGAACTCGCCGAGGCGCTGCGCCCCTACGAGCGGGAACCCGCGCTGGCGGTGGCGCGGAGTGTCTGA
- a CDS encoding twin-arginine translocation signal domain-containing protein, whose translation MTESAEISGSDRRGFMKGAAVTAAAVGAGVLVPGAAEAEAAERAAAQPFPFALPPVGVDIPCSCYASNVPLKIDTGVVNLDFKGGIDVCVRTSNETGLVIEVIGHKVVADTPNLMVTIEQSDTTITPLSLLQMNPGNPTAIPPVPPFPEMLIKLLFTLTIDRKDGSAPLVLSTDPNNPASLSSGVLKAFPPANQGYTLGGNVPLLDKNGNQAAELQGFPVTVNQSA comes from the coding sequence ATGACTGAGTCTGCTGAGATCAGCGGCAGCGACCGCCGCGGATTCATGAAGGGAGCGGCGGTCACCGCCGCAGCGGTCGGCGCCGGAGTTCTGGTACCGGGTGCCGCGGAGGCCGAGGCGGCGGAGAGAGCCGCCGCCCAACCGTTCCCGTTCGCGCTGCCGCCCGTGGGCGTGGACATCCCGTGCAGCTGTTACGCCTCCAACGTGCCGCTGAAGATCGACACCGGGGTCGTCAACCTCGACTTCAAGGGCGGCATCGACGTCTGCGTCCGTACGAGCAACGAGACCGGTCTCGTCATCGAGGTCATCGGCCACAAGGTGGTCGCGGACACCCCCAACCTCATGGTCACCATCGAGCAGTCGGACACCACGATCACCCCGCTGAGCCTGCTGCAGATGAACCCCGGCAACCCGACAGCGATCCCTCCGGTCCCGCCCTTCCCGGAGATGCTCATCAAGCTGCTCTTCACGCTCACGATCGACCGGAAGGACGGCAGCGCCCCGCTGGTCCTGTCCACCGACCCGAACAACCCCGCCTCGCTGAGCTCGGGTGTGCTCAAAGCGTTCCCGCCGGCCAACCAGGGGTACACGCTGGGCGGCAACGTGCCGCTCCTCGACAAGAACGGCAACCAGGCCGCCGAGCTGCAGGGCTTCCCTGTCACGGTCAACCAGAGCGCCTGA
- the tatC gene encoding twin-arginine translocase subunit TatC — MDTTRLDKPRTPAVQGGRMPLREHLRELRNRLAKVLLLVFLGTAVGWHLHPWIITELTGPSCHLPGLHGIAPATPACPNGLMVMQGVMTPLTFTFKVALAAGVVISSPFWSYQLWAFAAPGLHRHEKRYALGFVAAAVPLFLSGAGLAYWVFPQALRILLGFTPGAFSNSLQGDQFLDFFIRMILVFGISFEMPLLLVLLNFTGVVSAGSLLARWRTLVMLIFVFSALATPTGDPLTMMVLAVPMTALFALSLAVIVWRDRVRARRAGQAALSPDEASPLDLTPSRTEVPARSGD, encoded by the coding sequence GTGGACACGACCAGACTCGACAAACCCCGGACCCCGGCCGTGCAGGGCGGCCGGATGCCTCTGCGCGAGCACCTGCGCGAGCTGCGCAACCGCTTGGCGAAGGTCCTGCTCCTCGTGTTCCTCGGCACGGCGGTCGGCTGGCATCTGCACCCCTGGATCATCACCGAACTGACCGGCCCCAGCTGCCACCTGCCCGGCCTGCACGGGATCGCTCCGGCCACACCCGCCTGTCCCAACGGGCTGATGGTGATGCAGGGCGTGATGACCCCGCTGACCTTCACCTTCAAGGTGGCCCTCGCCGCCGGAGTGGTGATCTCCAGCCCGTTCTGGTCGTACCAGCTGTGGGCCTTCGCGGCGCCGGGGCTGCACCGCCACGAGAAGCGCTACGCGCTCGGGTTCGTCGCCGCCGCCGTGCCGCTGTTCCTGTCCGGGGCAGGGCTCGCCTACTGGGTGTTCCCGCAGGCCCTGCGGATCCTGCTCGGATTCACGCCGGGTGCCTTCAGCAACTCGCTGCAGGGCGATCAGTTCCTGGATTTCTTCATCAGGATGATCCTGGTGTTCGGCATCTCCTTCGAGATGCCGCTGCTGCTCGTGCTGCTCAACTTCACGGGCGTGGTGAGCGCCGGGAGCCTGCTGGCCCGCTGGCGGACCCTCGTCATGCTGATCTTCGTGTTCTCGGCCCTCGCCACCCCCACCGGCGACCCGCTCACCATGATGGTCCTCGCCGTGCCGATGACCGCCTTGTTCGCCCTGTCGCTGGCCGTGATCGTCTGGCGCGACCGGGTGCGCGCACGCAGGGCGGGACAGGCGGCGCTCTCGCCCGACGAGGCGTCCCCGCTCGACCTGACGCCGTCGCGGACCGAGGTTCCGGCGAGAAGCGGGGACTGA
- a CDS encoding ABC1 kinase family protein, which translates to MNTDTVRPHADPAATVPRRVLVGRAAAVLLILLRGGAAFAGHTAAGVLRRDLRTRRDRWLVDLVTRLGPAFIKAAQLLATRVDVLPPRVCAALARLHDGVRPVPLTGAAGELRDTGLVLDRGTDGIARPVAAGSIACVYRATAPDGRRVAVKLRRPGVARQLAVDLELMRRGTRLVARLPRMRGLPAVAVVDQMAQAVHGQLDFVKEARFLEEFRENMAQESGLRVPAVHRELSHDGVLVMEFVEGLRRREPHEFPEGTRERAVLSTLRGIYRMLFIDGLVHCDLHPGNLYFLPDGDVVLVDAGFTVRLDEQTRATFAWFFLQMSMGDGEACAQIVLSTATAGPHADTDGFTRELAALVRANTGVCAAAFDLVTFGSSLFDIQRRHDLYAAPEFVFPLLSLLVLEGTVRAFAPKVDFQKEARPYLMKALFGDAYRQTA; encoded by the coding sequence ATGAACACCGACACCGTCCGGCCGCACGCCGACCCGGCCGCCACCGTCCCGCGCCGTGTGCTCGTGGGACGCGCGGCGGCCGTCCTGCTGATCCTGCTGCGCGGTGGTGCGGCATTCGCCGGACACACGGCCGCCGGGGTCCTGCGCCGCGACCTCCGTACTCGCCGGGACCGCTGGCTGGTTGACCTGGTCACCCGGCTCGGCCCCGCCTTCATCAAGGCCGCCCAGCTGCTGGCCACCCGGGTGGACGTGCTGCCGCCCCGCGTGTGCGCCGCGCTCGCCCGCCTGCACGACGGCGTCCGGCCGGTGCCGCTGACGGGCGCGGCCGGCGAACTGCGCGACACCGGACTCGTACTGGACCGGGGCACCGACGGGATCGCCCGCCCGGTCGCCGCCGGCAGCATCGCCTGCGTCTACCGTGCGACCGCTCCCGACGGCCGGAGGGTCGCGGTGAAGCTACGGCGCCCCGGAGTCGCCCGGCAGCTGGCGGTGGACCTGGAACTCATGCGCAGGGGCACCCGGCTGGTGGCCCGGCTGCCCCGGATGCGCGGTCTGCCGGCCGTCGCGGTCGTCGACCAGATGGCGCAGGCGGTCCACGGCCAGCTGGACTTCGTGAAGGAGGCGCGCTTCCTGGAGGAGTTCCGGGAGAACATGGCGCAGGAGTCCGGTCTCCGGGTCCCCGCCGTGCACCGGGAACTGAGCCACGACGGCGTTCTGGTCATGGAGTTCGTGGAGGGCCTGCGACGCCGTGAGCCCCACGAGTTCCCCGAGGGAACCCGTGAGCGGGCGGTGCTGTCGACGCTGCGCGGGATCTACCGGATGCTCTTCATCGACGGGCTGGTCCACTGCGACCTGCACCCCGGCAATCTCTACTTCCTGCCGGACGGTGACGTGGTGCTGGTGGACGCCGGCTTCACCGTGCGCCTGGACGAGCAGACCCGCGCCACGTTCGCCTGGTTCTTCCTGCAGATGTCCATGGGGGACGGGGAGGCCTGCGCCCAGATCGTCCTGTCCACGGCGACCGCCGGGCCGCACGCCGACACGGACGGCTTCACGCGCGAACTCGCCGCGCTGGTAAGGGCGAACACCGGGGTGTGCGCGGCCGCCTTCGACCTGGTGACGTTCGGCTCCTCGCTCTTCGACATCCAGCGCCGTCACGATCTGTACGCCGCACCGGAGTTCGTGTTCCCCCTGCTGTCCCTGCTGGTGCTGGAGGGCACCGTACGAGCCTTCGCCCCGAAGGTGGACTTCCAGAAGGAGGCCAGGCCGTATCTGATGAAGGCCCTGTTCGGCGACGCCTACCGGCAGACGGCCTGA
- a CDS encoding type I polyketide synthase: MNETHDTAPHDGIAVVGMACRYPDADDPAQLWDLVLRKRRAFRRLPAERLAVEDYADPTRRDPDSIYGTRAALLEGWHFDRSAFRVPGAVHRATDPAHWLALETAARALEDAGVPGGAGLDRDRVAVVMGNTLTGEVTRARTMRLRWPYVRAVLDAVLAEEGLTGTQREKVLARTAERYLEPFPAPDDEFLAGGLANTIAGRICNQFDFHGGGFTVDGACASSLLAVTTACGRLREGSADLVLAGGVDISLDPFELVGFARLGALAEDRMRIYDKEATGFLPGEGCGVVALMRGRDAAAAGIPVYAEIRGWGISSDGAGGITRPDRRGQLLALRRAYAHAGVDPAATGLVEGHGTGTAVGDAIELQALCALRAGSARPAALGSVKANIGHTKAAAGLAGLIKACLSVHGGVLPPTTGCDSPRDELAGEDAVLRILADAAEWPPGPRVAGVSAFGFGGINTHVVLGEPRHPGPRVTALPALPRARRADPEQELILLSSDSPEELSDRLRRLSRLAPRLCDAELHDLACAWGREPHPGSVRAALIAASPEQLARRAEAAADALAETAPGTLARRPGVWAANACPGRVTLLFPGQGAPLPAGPGAIGADLAEDGASGFPGASGPRPVTGTAAAQAVVHRASLTGLRWLERLGVRAEAALGHSLGEYAALVWAGCLGVRESLDLVDRRGRTMAELCAPGTGMLALTADVAVVEELCRGTSLTVAAYNGPLAQVVAGPAGALAALARRAAERGIDARPLPVAHAFHSPAVAAAAEEFAPLVRATAFAAPRGTLLSGVSGGVCRTGGRELRELLCAQMTAPVRFWEAVRTAADRTDLFCEAGPGRALAALAAPSGVPTVSLDVGAPGPGPRAQTAAALFACGALASAEALFEGRESRPVDPWRERVFIGNPCARPASGTGTAPAGPAAPATSAGSAGPAGRAVSAERAVRAERAVPAQLSAPAEPFALVPAERSAPAGPAGRAEAVGAVVPAERPARAEPFASVVPDEPVVRPAGEDIADIVVRLAARATEFDPEALTPDQRLLSDLHLSSLKVTQMVAEAARAAGREPPAAPLTLADASLAEIIEVVRALPGAGSGDEPEAIVTGIAPWIRCFAEQLRPVAPPAPDPADRPGRITVAAPPGAAPGADALRPPPGEPTGRAELLYVPDAEAPEGLAGILGAARAALAGDGRLVLVTHGSGLSGFAGSLHQEHPELGITVLRVPPTEAGLAAAAAVAGAEPGVLRELVVREDGTCAEPVAVPLPEPAAAEPVLGPGDVLLVSGGGKGLGFEAAAAFARTTGVPLALLGRADPARDTVLRRNLERLAELGTTVRYQRADVTDPHATAHAVAEVERELGPVTAVLHASGINRPRRFDDLTEADVRAHLAPKTSGLAHLLAAVDRGRLRLLIGFGSVIGRYGLAGECHYALANGRLRQMLQDEARHLPGCRTLVLDWSVWASVGMGERLGVLDQLARKDVTPIPVERGLDLLLRLAAAPGLPTAVTVHGRMGLPPRPLPADACGPAARFLTRPRIHYPGVELVVDNVLTEATDPYLRDHRVDGLPVLPAVVGLEAMAQAASVLAGRPLRRCREVTFDQPVTPAAGAPRVLRLCALAEDGAVTVALRSDETAFGADHFRAVFPLPDGAEPADAPSLSPVTGDDPEVLAADLYGPLYFHTGRFRRVERLGGLRARQVRARLGTAVEAGWFARGLAQGLLLGSPGRNDATIHALQACVPGRRLLPVGCEEFQAAGQVPAGADGDVTVHARELWCGGGAYEWDVEAVDTDGRVLVRWHRLRLLDVGRLPRRERWIRPLLAVHLERGALALGLDPALTLGIESGAPRERTVPPVRPPHGTSRSHCGPLTLTATAPGGVAVDWQRIAPAEADGVRSALGPPYEGLWTQLRLALDEPDHAIAARLWAVAECGGKAGYGPTAPVTVDGVFEDGWVRFRSGRSLVATTVVPDRLAPEGVPEPEPGTGDGPGPVIAVAVMTGAGGTHVAARHVQPPASGDAGGDEPRRERVLQ; encoded by the coding sequence GTGAACGAGACGCACGACACGGCCCCCCACGACGGCATCGCCGTCGTGGGGATGGCCTGCCGCTACCCCGATGCCGACGATCCCGCGCAGCTGTGGGACCTCGTCCTGCGCAAGCGGCGCGCGTTCCGGCGGCTGCCCGCGGAACGCCTCGCCGTCGAGGACTACGCCGACCCGACACGCCGCGACCCGGACAGCATCTACGGGACCAGGGCCGCCCTGCTGGAGGGCTGGCACTTCGACCGGAGCGCCTTCCGCGTTCCCGGCGCCGTGCACCGCGCCACGGACCCCGCCCACTGGCTCGCGCTGGAGACCGCGGCGCGCGCGCTCGAGGACGCGGGGGTCCCCGGCGGCGCAGGCCTCGACCGGGACCGGGTCGCGGTGGTCATGGGCAACACCCTCACCGGAGAGGTCACCCGCGCCCGCACCATGCGGCTGCGCTGGCCGTACGTGCGGGCCGTGCTCGACGCCGTCCTGGCGGAGGAGGGACTCACCGGGACACAGCGCGAGAAGGTGCTCGCCCGCACCGCCGAGCGCTACCTGGAGCCGTTCCCCGCACCCGACGACGAGTTCCTGGCCGGAGGCCTCGCCAACACCATCGCGGGCCGGATCTGCAACCAGTTCGACTTCCACGGCGGCGGATTCACCGTGGACGGCGCCTGCGCCTCCTCGCTGCTCGCCGTGACCACGGCCTGCGGGCGGCTGCGTGAGGGCAGCGCCGACCTGGTGCTGGCCGGAGGCGTGGACATCAGCCTCGACCCGTTCGAACTCGTCGGGTTCGCGCGGCTCGGCGCGCTGGCCGAGGACCGGATGCGGATCTACGACAAGGAGGCCACCGGCTTCCTGCCCGGCGAGGGATGCGGGGTCGTCGCCCTGATGCGCGGCCGGGACGCGGCCGCCGCCGGGATCCCCGTCTACGCGGAGATCCGCGGCTGGGGGATCTCCTCGGACGGCGCGGGCGGCATCACCCGCCCCGACCGGCGGGGCCAGCTCCTGGCGCTGCGCCGGGCCTACGCGCACGCGGGTGTCGACCCGGCCGCCACCGGGCTGGTCGAGGGCCACGGAACCGGTACGGCGGTGGGCGACGCGATCGAGTTGCAGGCGCTGTGCGCCCTGCGCGCCGGGTCCGCGCGGCCGGCGGCGCTCGGATCGGTCAAGGCCAACATCGGCCACACCAAGGCCGCGGCCGGACTGGCCGGGCTGATCAAGGCGTGCCTGAGCGTGCACGGCGGTGTGCTGCCGCCGACCACGGGATGCGACAGCCCACGGGACGAACTCGCCGGCGAGGACGCGGTGCTGCGGATCCTCGCCGACGCGGCCGAGTGGCCGCCCGGGCCGCGCGTCGCCGGGGTGAGCGCCTTCGGGTTCGGCGGCATCAACACCCACGTGGTGCTGGGCGAGCCCCGGCACCCGGGGCCGCGGGTCACCGCGCTCCCGGCCCTGCCCCGCGCCCGCCGGGCCGACCCGGAACAGGAGCTGATCCTGCTCAGCTCGGACAGCCCCGAGGAACTGTCGGACCGGCTGCGACGTCTGTCACGGCTGGCCCCGCGGCTGTGCGACGCCGAACTCCACGACCTCGCCTGCGCATGGGGCCGCGAACCCCACCCCGGATCGGTCCGCGCCGCCCTGATCGCCGCTTCCCCCGAGCAGCTCGCCCGGCGCGCCGAGGCCGCCGCGGACGCCCTCGCCGAGACCGCGCCGGGCACGCTGGCCCGGCGCCCCGGCGTATGGGCCGCAAACGCCTGCCCGGGCCGGGTCACCCTGCTGTTCCCGGGCCAGGGGGCCCCGCTGCCCGCCGGCCCGGGGGCGATCGGCGCCGACCTGGCCGAGGACGGGGCGAGCGGGTTCCCGGGCGCCTCCGGCCCCCGCCCGGTCACCGGCACCGCCGCCGCCCAGGCGGTCGTCCACCGGGCCTCGCTGACGGGCCTGCGCTGGCTCGAAAGACTGGGTGTACGGGCCGAGGCGGCGCTGGGGCACAGCCTGGGCGAGTACGCCGCGCTCGTCTGGGCGGGCTGTCTGGGCGTGCGGGAGAGCCTGGATCTGGTGGACCGGCGCGGCCGGACGATGGCCGAACTCTGCGCTCCCGGTACCGGGATGCTGGCGCTGACCGCCGACGTCGCCGTGGTCGAGGAGCTGTGCCGGGGCACCTCGCTGACGGTGGCCGCGTACAACGGGCCGCTGGCCCAGGTGGTCGCCGGGCCCGCGGGCGCACTGGCCGCGCTGGCCCGGCGCGCGGCCGAGCGCGGGATCGACGCGCGGCCGCTGCCCGTGGCGCACGCCTTCCACTCGCCCGCCGTCGCCGCCGCGGCCGAGGAGTTCGCCCCCCTGGTCCGCGCCACCGCGTTCGCGGCGCCCCGTGGCACGCTGCTCTCCGGCGTGAGCGGTGGCGTCTGCCGCACCGGGGGAAGGGAGCTGCGGGAACTGCTGTGTGCGCAGATGACGGCACCGGTGCGGTTCTGGGAGGCGGTCCGAACGGCCGCCGACCGGACGGACCTGTTCTGTGAGGCGGGCCCGGGCCGCGCCCTCGCGGCGCTCGCCGCTCCCAGCGGTGTGCCCACGGTGTCCCTGGACGTCGGGGCGCCCGGGCCGGGACCCCGTGCCCAGACGGCGGCCGCGCTCTTCGCCTGCGGTGCGCTCGCCTCGGCCGAGGCGCTGTTCGAGGGCCGCGAGAGCCGCCCCGTGGACCCGTGGCGGGAGCGGGTGTTCATCGGCAACCCCTGCGCCCGGCCAGCGTCCGGGACCGGCACCGCACCGGCCGGCCCTGCCGCACCGGCCACATCGGCCGGATCTGCCGGCCCTGCCGGGCGGGCGGTGTCCGCCGAGCGGGCCGTACGCGCCGAACGGGCCGTACCCGCACAGCTGTCCGCACCGGCCGAGCCGTTCGCCCTCGTACCCGCCGAGCGGAGCGCACCGGCCGGGCCCGCCGGACGGGCCGAGGCCGTCGGGGCGGTCGTACCCGCCGAACGGCCCGCGCGTGCCGAGCCGTTCGCCTCCGTCGTGCCCGACGAGCCCGTCGTCCGCCCCGCCGGGGAGGACATCGCCGACATCGTCGTGCGCCTGGCCGCCCGGGCCACGGAGTTCGACCCGGAGGCACTCACACCGGACCAGCGTCTGCTCAGCGACCTGCACCTGTCGTCGCTCAAGGTCACCCAGATGGTCGCCGAGGCCGCCCGCGCGGCGGGCCGTGAGCCCCCGGCCGCACCGCTGACCCTGGCGGACGCGTCGCTCGCCGAGATCATCGAGGTGGTGCGCGCGCTCCCCGGAGCCGGCAGCGGCGACGAGCCGGAGGCGATCGTGACCGGGATCGCGCCCTGGATCCGCTGCTTCGCCGAGCAACTGCGCCCCGTGGCGCCGCCGGCCCCGGACCCCGCCGACCGCCCGGGCCGGATCACCGTCGCGGCACCGCCGGGAGCGGCGCCCGGCGCCGACGCCCTCAGGCCGCCGCCAGGCGAGCCGACGGGCCGGGCCGAACTGCTCTACGTCCCCGACGCGGAGGCGCCCGAAGGGCTCGCCGGGATCCTCGGCGCGGCCCGCGCCGCCCTCGCCGGTGACGGCCGGCTCGTCCTGGTCACGCACGGTTCGGGCCTGTCCGGCTTCGCGGGCAGTCTGCACCAGGAACACCCGGAGCTCGGCATCACCGTGCTCCGGGTCCCGCCGACCGAGGCCGGCCTGGCGGCGGCCGCCGCCGTCGCGGGCGCCGAGCCCGGAGTGCTGCGGGAGCTGGTGGTGCGCGAGGACGGCACCTGCGCCGAGCCGGTCGCCGTGCCGCTGCCCGAACCGGCCGCCGCCGAACCGGTACTCGGCCCGGGGGACGTACTGCTGGTCAGCGGCGGCGGCAAGGGGCTGGGCTTCGAGGCCGCGGCCGCCTTCGCCCGGACGACGGGTGTCCCGCTCGCCCTGCTCGGCCGCGCCGATCCGGCCCGGGACACGGTGCTGCGGCGGAACCTGGAACGGCTCGCCGAACTCGGCACCACGGTCCGCTATCAGCGGGCGGACGTCACCGACCCGCACGCCACCGCGCACGCGGTCGCCGAGGTGGAGCGCGAACTGGGCCCGGTCACCGCCGTGCTGCACGCCTCCGGGATCAACCGGCCGCGGCGCTTCGACGACCTCACCGAGGCCGACGTACGGGCCCACCTGGCACCGAAGACCTCGGGTCTGGCCCATCTGCTGGCCGCGGTGGACCGCGGCCGGCTGCGCCTGCTGATCGGATTCGGCTCGGTGATCGGCCGCTACGGACTGGCGGGCGAGTGCCACTACGCGCTCGCCAACGGGCGGCTGCGCCAGATGCTCCAGGACGAGGCCCGCCACCTGCCCGGATGCCGCACCCTGGTGCTCGACTGGTCGGTGTGGGCCTCGGTGGGCATGGGTGAACGGCTCGGTGTGCTGGACCAGTTGGCCCGAAAGGACGTCACACCGATCCCCGTGGAGCGGGGCCTGGACCTGCTGCTGCGGCTGGCCGCCGCTCCGGGCCTGCCCACGGCGGTGACCGTGCACGGACGCATGGGACTGCCTCCGCGCCCCCTGCCCGCCGACGCGTGCGGCCCCGCGGCCCGGTTCCTGACGCGTCCGCGCATCCACTACCCGGGCGTGGAACTCGTCGTGGACAACGTGCTGACCGAGGCCACCGACCCGTATCTGCGCGACCACCGCGTCGACGGGCTGCCGGTGCTGCCCGCCGTCGTCGGCCTGGAGGCGATGGCCCAGGCCGCGTCCGTCCTGGCGGGCCGGCCGCTGCGCCGCTGCCGCGAGGTGACGTTCGATCAGCCCGTCACCCCGGCGGCCGGGGCCCCGCGCGTCCTGCGGCTGTGCGCGCTCGCCGAGGACGGTGCCGTCACCGTGGCCCTGCGCAGCGACGAGACGGCGTTCGGGGCGGACCACTTCCGCGCCGTGTTCCCGCTGCCGGACGGCGCGGAACCGGCCGACGCGCCGTCCCTGTCGCCGGTGACCGGCGACGACCCCGAGGTCCTGGCCGCGGACCTCTACGGGCCGCTCTACTTCCACACCGGCCGCTTCCGGCGGGTCGAGCGGCTGGGCGGCCTGCGGGCCCGGCAGGTCAGGGCCCGGCTCGGCACCGCCGTCGAGGCGGGCTGGTTCGCCCGGGGACTGGCACAGGGCCTGCTCCTCGGCAGCCCCGGACGCAACGACGCGACCATCCACGCGCTGCAGGCCTGTGTCCCGGGCCGGCGGCTGCTGCCCGTGGGCTGCGAGGAGTTCCAGGCCGCCGGACAGGTCCCGGCCGGTGCGGACGGTGACGTCACCGTGCATGCCCGGGAACTCTGGTGCGGGGGCGGCGCGTACGAATGGGACGTCGAGGCCGTGGACACCGACGGGCGGGTCCTGGTCCGCTGGCACCGGCTGCGGCTGCTGGACGTGGGCCGGCTGCCGCGCCGGGAGCGCTGGATCCGGCCGCTGCTCGCGGTGCACCTGGAACGCGGCGCGCTGGCGCTCGGCCTGGACCCCGCCCTGACGCTCGGCATCGAGTCGGGCGCACCGCGGGAACGCACCGTCCCTCCGGTGCGGCCGCCGCACGGGACCTCGCGCAGCCACTGCGGTCCGCTGACCCTGACCGCCACGGCCCCGGGCGGTGTCGCCGTGGACTGGCAGCGGATCGCCCCCGCCGAGGCCGACGGGGTGCGCTCGGCGCTCGGCCCCCCGTACGAGGGCCTGTGGACGCAGCTGCGCCTCGCGCTGGACGAACCGGACCACGCCATCGCGGCACGGCTGTGGGCGGTGGCCGAGTGCGGCGGCAAGGCTGGGTACGGCCCCACCGCGCCGGTGACCGTGGACGGGGTCTTCGAGGACGGCTGGGTCCGCTTCCGCAGCGGGCGTTCGCTCGTCGCGACCACGGTGGTCCCGGACCGGCTGGCGCCCGAGGGCGTGCCGGAACCGGAGCCGGGCACCGGCGACGGGCCGGGCCCGGTGATCGCCGTGGCCGTGATGACAGGAGCGGGAGGCACACATGTGGCAGCGCGACACGTACAACCACCGGCATCTGGTGATGCTGGAGGAGACGAACCTCGTCGGGAACGTGTACTTCAGTAA